A window from Montipora capricornis isolate CH-2021 chromosome 7, ASM3666992v2, whole genome shotgun sequence encodes these proteins:
- the LOC138055787 gene encoding uncharacterized protein, which produces MSYFVKDGFMFSFDLKSGYHHVDIAQEHQTFLGFSWPAPDSIKEIFYVFTVLPFGLSSAPWVFTKVLKPLEKYWGVQGLCIAIFLDHGWAIVQDRESCRTKARAVRADLCNAGFVVNEDKSVWEPTQVLDWLGITWNAALGTFKIVERRIVKIINSIDHIIEADFKVSARELSSFTGQVISTGPVVGNIGGRIMTRQCPLSTSCGDNWDSISLLDDYCKEELYFWKENMVNINTRYCFVSKVRSYFVYSDASATGGGAIIDFNNDFVCHKTWSENEKGQSSTWRELSVIEFSLQSFASVLEGSHVNWFTDSQVAAKIVEVGSMKLGLHKMARRIFDICILSGIPI; this is translated from the coding sequence ATGTCTTATTTTGTGAAGGATGGGTTcatgttttccttcgatttaaaaagtggttaccATCATGTAGACATTGCACAAGAGCACCAAACTTTTCTGGGGTTTTCATGGCCTGCGCCTGATTccattaaggaaatattttatgtttttactgTGCTCCCGTTCGGTCTGTCCTCTGCCCCTTGGGTTTTCACTAAAGTTTTGAAGCCTTTAGAAAAGTATTGGGGAGTACAGGGTCTTTGTATAGCCATCTTCTTGGATCATGGTTGGGCGATTGTTCAGGATAGAGAAAGTTGTCGCACTAAGGCCCGGGCTGTAAGGGCGGATTTGTGCAACGCAggttttgttgtcaatgaagatAAATCGGTATGGGAACCCACCCAAGTATTAGACTGGCTGGGTATTACCTGGAATGCTGCATTAGGTACTTTTAAAATTGTGGAAAGGAGAATTGTTAAGATCATTAACTCAATTGATCATATTATTGAAGCCGATTTCAAAGTTTCCGCGAGAGAGTTGTCTTCCTTCACAGGTCAAGTTATCTCTACCGGGCCTGTAGTTGGTAACATTGGCGGCAGGATAATGACCAGACAGTGTCCCTTGTCCACCTCGTGCGGGGATAATTGGGATTCTATATCCCTTCTTGACGATTACTGCAAGGAAGAACTgtatttttggaaggaaaatatGGTTAATATCAACACTAGGTATTGCTTTGTAAGTAAGGTACGAAGTTATTTTGTGTATTCCGATGCCAGTGCCACCGGAGGTGGAGCAATTAttgattttaacaatgattttgtGTGCCACAAAACGTGGTCGGAGAACGAGAAAGGTCAAAGTTCAACGTGGAGAGAACTGTCTGTTattgagttttctttgcaatCATTTGCCTCAGTGTTGGAAGGATCACATGTTAACTGGTTTACGGATAGCCAAGTAGCTGCTAAGATTGTTGAAGTGGGCAGCATGAAATTAGGTTTGCACAAAATGGCCAGAAGGATTTTTGATATTTGTATCCTATCGGGAATTCCGATTTAG